A stretch of Hydractinia symbiolongicarpus strain clone_291-10 chromosome 9, HSymV2.1, whole genome shotgun sequence DNA encodes these proteins:
- the LOC130657138 gene encoding beta-hexosaminidase subunit alpha-like, translated as MCFFSVLLLLLSILILANAQRNWRKVYLEDPKRILSGYRRSTDIVAEFTDLGYEYETGSIWPKPRTEMRSESVFYTINPKTFNFSATVSNAVLKNALGRYQELTFPEKGLRPEYDLEKIETLEVIVAEIDQPLSQESNESYTLRIKAPKTTLKAKSVWGALRGLETFSQAVYQNGSSYWVAENKITDYPRFYYRGFLIDTSRHYLPVAKIFQFLDAMAYSKFNVLHWHIVDDPSFPYVSKKFPQLHKNGAFNAKTHIYTPEDVQDIIEYAKLRGIRVMPEFDTPGHTHSWGGIPGLLTDCGETGQQEEMFNDMKGPINPILEGSYEFLEEFFKEITEVFPDEYLHLGGDEVDFKCWMSNKRIMQWLQDKGNGGNGTTLHTHYLQKLIKIIEKLKKKYIVWQEVFDDGVQINNRTIVNVWKEGWKQEMSKVTSSGHKAILSSCWYLNYIKYGLDWPKLYKCDPEDFDGTIEQKKLVIGGSAAIWGEYVDATNVIPRSFGRAFAVSERLWSSKDVKDVKSALKRLWEHQCRYIQRGIPAEPVTRSRFCRKEWNSGA; from the exons ATGTGCTTTTTCAGCGTTCTCCTATTACTGTTGTCGATTCTAATCCTTGCAAATGCTCAAAGAAACTGGCGAAAAGTTTATTTAGAGGACCCGAAAAGAATACTTAGTGGATACCGTAGAAGTACGGATATCGTAGCTGAATTCACTGATTTAGGTTACGAGTACGAAACAGGAAGTATATGGCCAAAACCAAGAACTGAAATGAGATCAGAGTCTGTCTTTTACACAATAAATCCCaagacttttaatttttctgcaaCCGTCAGTAATGCAGTACTAAAGAACGCCCTGGGGCGTTATCAGGAGTTGACTTTTCCGGAAAAAGGTCTCCGCCCTGAATATGACCTGGAAAAGATAGAGACACTAGAAGTAATTGTAGCAGAAATTGACCAACCATTGTCTCAAGAAAGCAATGAGTCCTATACTCTCCGCATAAAAGCTCCGAAAACGACGCTAAAGGCTAAATCAGTGTGGGGCGCCCTCCGTGGCCTTGAAACTTTTTCACAGGCAGTATATCAAAACGGTTCCTCCTATTGGGTAGCCGAAAACAAAATCACTGATTACCCGAGGTTTTACTACCGTGGGTTTCTTATTGACACTTCGCGTCATTATTTGCCTGTTGCgaaaatttttcaatttctcGATGCTATGGCCTACAGCAAGTTTAACGTGTTACATTGGCATATCGTGGATGATCCTTCGTTTCCatacgtcagcaaaaaatttccACAACTTCATAAAAATGGTGCGTTTAATGCGAAGACCCATATTTACACTCCAGAAGACGTACAAGATATTATTGAATACGCGAAGCTAAGAGGGATTCGAGTGATGCCGGAGTTCGATACaccag GACACACCCATTCTTGGGGAGGAATACCTGGTCTATTAACAGACTGTGGTGAGACTGGTCAACAAGAAGAAATGTTCAATGACATGAAGGGTCCTATCAATCCTATACTTGAAGGAAGTTATGAATTTTTAGAAGAATTTTTCAAGGAG ATAACCGAGGTCTTTCCTGACGAATATTTACATTTGGGAGGAGATGAAGTTGATTTTAAATGCTGGATGAGCAACAAACGCATAATGCAATGGTTGCAGGATAAAGGAAACGGCGGAAACGGTACAACGTTACACACACACTACTTGCAAAAACTCATTAAAATCATTGAAAAACTAAAGAAGAAATACATTGTATGGCAAGAGGTTTTCGATGATGGAGTGCAGATTAATAATCGAACCATAGTAAATGTATGGAAGGAGGGATGGAAACAAGAAATGTCTAAAGTTACAAGCAGTGGACATAAAGCCATATTGTCGTCTTGTTGGTATCTCAACTACATCAAATATGGCCTTGATTGGCCAAAGTTGTATAAATGCGATCCTGAAGACTTCGATGGAACTATCGAGCAAAAGAAATTAGTAATAGGCGGATCGGCAGCTATATGGGGAGAATATGTCGACGCTACTAATGTTATACCGAGAAGTTTTGGACGTGCATTTGCAGTATCAGAAAGACTGTGGAGTTCAAAAGATGTTAAAGATGTAAAATCGGCCTTAAAACGCTTGTGGGAACATCAATGTAGGTACATACAACGCGGTATACCAGCGGAGCCAGTTACAAGAAGTCGATTTTGTCGAAAAGAATGGAATAGTGGAGCGTAA